From Phyllopteryx taeniolatus isolate TA_2022b chromosome 18, UOR_Ptae_1.2, whole genome shotgun sequence, the proteins below share one genomic window:
- the vta1 gene encoding vacuolar protein sorting-associated protein VTA1 homolog isoform X5, with protein sequence MQTGMKLDSKTPECRKFLVKLMDQLESMKMELSDNESITQEVVGNAHIENYALKMFLYADNEDRAGRFHKNMIKSFYTSSLLLDVLSVFGELSDENIQHRKYARWKASYIHNCLKSGETPEAGPIGMDLEQEADGDEGFSGCAIMQGGSFRGVGGASSQDPGSGGTAVSGIGFTGGAESVLSGPPSNLGNVHIPPGAHAPANTPAGSCAPFYDNRAAQSSRAQIVTCDPTDAVKPVPMPRTAGVVDPALLHSQQQVSPCPPSPAGDVHLSAEDFTKAQKYCKYAGSALQYEDVSTAVSNLQKALKLLTTGQE encoded by the exons ATGAAGATGGAGTTGAGCGACAATGAGTCCATCACTCAGGAGGTGGTCGGCAACGCCCACATCGAAAACTACGCCCTAAAAATGTTTCTCTACGCCGACAACGAGGACCGAGCGGGACGATTCCACAA GAACATGATCAAGTCCTTCTACACGTCCAGCCTGCTGCTGGATGTCCTTTCGGTCTTTGGAGAGCTGTCCGACGAG AACATCCAACACAGAAAGTACGCCCGCTGGAAGGCCTCGTACATCCACAACTGTCTGAAGAGCGGCGAGACGCCTGAGGCCGGACCCATCGGCATGGACCTTGAGCAGGAAGCAG ATGGAGATGAAGGTTTTTCAGGCTGCGCCATTATGCAGGGCGGCTCCTTCCGCGGAGTGGGCGGGGCTTCCTCTCAGGACCCCGGTTCGGGCGGTACTGCAGTGTCGGGCATCGGCTTCACAGGTGGCGCTGAGTCTGTACTGTCGGGTCCCCCCTCCAATTTGGGCAACGTCCACATTCCTCCCGGAGCGCATGCCCCCGCCAACACGCCCGCAGGTAGCTGCGCCCCTTTCTACGATAACCGAGCAGCACAATCATCCAGGGCTCAGATCGTCACGTGTGACCCGACAGATGCCGTCAAGCCGGTGCCGATGCCCAGGACCGCCGGCGTCGTCGACCCGGCCCTCCTGCACAGCCAGCAGCAAG TGAGCCCGTGCCCCCCCTCGCCCGCAGGAGATGTCCACTTGTCCGCCGAAGACTTCACCAAGGCCCAGAAGTACTGCAAGTACGCTGGCAGCGCCCTCCAGTACGAGGACGTTTCCACGGCCGTCAGCAACCTCCAGAAGGCCCTCAAACTGCTCACCACTGGACAAGAATGA